Proteins from a genomic interval of Chionomys nivalis chromosome 7, mChiNiv1.1, whole genome shotgun sequence:
- the Znf830 gene encoding zinc finger protein 830, giving the protein MASSASAGTPAGKRVVNQEELRRLMREKQRLSTNRKRIESPFAKYNRLGQLSCALCNTPVKSELLWQTHVLGKQHRERVAELKGAKGATQGPSASAAPQPIKRRATDVESQDTKRAKASVGPQVQPSTSASSANFEKSGKEAARATSSKPSGLGLLPDYEDEEEEEEEEGGGEGRRDSSKHFTDAQGKDKEHSLVPPRETTSNVLPNDPFNTNPPKAPLVPHSGSIEKAEIHEKVVERRENTAEALPEGFFDDPEVDAKVRKVDAPKDQMDKEWDEFQKAMRQVNTISEAIVAEEDEEGRLDRQIGEIDEQIECYRRVEKLRNRQDEIKNKLKEVLTIKELQKKEEENVDSDDEGELQDLLSQDWRVKGALL; this is encoded by the coding sequence ATGGCGTCCTCCGCCTCCGCTGGGACTCCGGCGGGGAAACGGGTGGTGAATCAGGAAGAACTGAGGCGGTTGATGAGGGAGAAGCAGCGCCTGAGCACCAACCGGAAGAGGATAGAATCCCCGTTCGCCAAGTACAACCGTCTGGGGCAGTTGAGCTGCGCACTTTGTAACACTCCGGTCAAGAGCGAGCTCCTGTGGCAAACCCACGTTCTGGGAAAGCAGCACCGGGAGAGAGTAGCCGAGCTGAAAGGCGCCAAGGGAGCAACCCAAGGCCCGTCGGCCAGCGCAGCGCCTCAGCCCATCAAGAGGAGAGCGACGGATGTGGAGAGCCAAGACACCAAGAGAGCCAAAGCCTCCGTGGGACCTCAGGTACAGCCCTCCACCTCGGCCTCGTCTGCCAACTTTGAGAAATCGGGAAAGGAGGCCGCTAGGGCAACGTCCAGTAAACCTTCTGGACTCGGTTTACTCCCTGATtatgaagatgaggaagaggaggaggaagaagaggggggtggagaaggaaggagggacagcagcaagcattttacagATGCACAGGGCAAAGACAAAGAACACTCGCTTGTCCCTCCGAGGGAGACAACAAGCAATGTGCTGCCAAACGACCCCTTTAATACAAACCCTCCCAAGGCCCCCTTAGTTCCTCATTCAGGTTCCATTGAGAAAGCAGAAATACACGAAAAAGtggtggaaaggagagagaacaccgCCGAAGCATTACCAGAAGGGTTCTTCGACGACCCTGAGGTAGACGCAAAGGTCCGGAAGGTTGATGCCCCAAAAGATCAGATGGACAAAGAGTGGGACGAGTTTCAAAAGGCCATGAGACAAGTCAACACTATTTCCGAAGCTATCGTTGCcgaagaggatgaggagggacGGTTGGACCGGCAGATTGGAGAGATTGATGAGCAGATAGAGTGCTACCGTCGAGTGGAAAAGCTGCGGAATCGCCAGGATGAGataaaaaacaaacttaaagaGGTTCTGACCATAAAAGAAttgcagaaaaaggaagaagagaatgtgGACAGTGATGACGAGGGAGAATTACAGGATTTGCTGTCTCAGGATTGGCGGGTGAAAGGGGCTTTGCTGTAA